The following coding sequences are from one Salvia hispanica cultivar TCC Black 2014 chromosome 3, UniMelb_Shisp_WGS_1.0, whole genome shotgun sequence window:
- the LOC125208912 gene encoding putative H/ACA ribonucleoprotein complex subunit 1-like protein 1 has protein sequence MRPPRGRGGGGFRGGRDGGGRGFRGGGGGRFGPRDEGPPSEVIEVSTFVNACEGDAVTKLSQEKIPYFNAPIYLENKTQIGKVDEIFGPINESLFSIKMMEGIVATSYSAGDKFFIDPAKLLPLARFLPQPKGQGQSARGGRGGGRGGGRGGRGGGVGFRGRGAPRGGRGGGFRGGSRGGGSFRGRGRY, from the exons ATGAGGCCTCCAAGGGGACGCGGTGGCGGAGGGTTTAGGGGTGGCCGAGACGGCGGCGGACGTGGCTTtcggggcggcggcggcggccgtTTTGGTCCTCGCGACGAAGGCCCTCCTTCTGAAGTCATTG AGGTTTCAACATTTGTTAATGCTTGTGAGGGCGATGCGGTGACGAAGCTGTCTCAGGAGAAAATACCCTACTTCAATGCTCCAATTTACCTTGAGAACAAGACGCAGATTGGCAAAGTAGATGAAATCTTCGGTCCCATCAATGAGTCT TTATTTTCGATTAAGATGATGGAGGGCATTGTTGCAACGTCGTATTCTGCCGGAGATAAATTCTTCATTGATCCAGCTAAGCTTTTGCCACTCGCCAGATTTCTTCCCCAGCCTAA GGGACAAGGGCAATCTGCTAGAGGTGGACGTGGGGGAGGAAGAGGTGGTGGAAGAGGTGGAAGAGGTGGTGGAGTAGGCTTCCGTGGAAGGGGTGCTCCCAGAGGTGGTAGAGGTGGTGGATTTAGGGGTGGTAGTCGCGGTGGCGGTAGTTTCAGGGGCAGAGGAAGATATTAG
- the LOC125208924 gene encoding PTI1-like tyrosine-protein kinase At3g15890 codes for MAISSFLCCVKGSDRKKQVKKETTWRIFSLKELQLATNNFNYDNKLGEGGFGSVYWGQLWDGSQIAVKRLKSWSNKAEVEFSVEVEILARVRHKNLLTLRGYCAEGQERLIVYDYMTNLSLLSHLHGQHSAESHLDWTRRMCIALGAAEGIVYLHHHATPHIIHRDIKANNVLLDSDFKAQVADFGFAKFIPDGATHVTTRVKGTLGYLAPEYAMLGKASESCDVYSFGILLLELASGKKPLEKLSSTMKRPITDWALPLACERKFSELADARLDGVYNEEELKRLVFIGLICAHNQPEKRPTMLEVVELIKGDKEKFAALESDEMFKSPPAAEDSCESVSDEEQKHEIENV; via the exons ATGGCTATTTCCTCATTTTTATGCTGTGTTAAGGGTTCAGATCG gAAAAAACAAGTGAAGAAGGAGACAACATGGAGGATTTTTTCTCTGAAAGAGTTGCAATTGGCTACAAACAACTTTAACTATGATAACAAGCTCGGAGAAGGTGGATTTGGCAGTGTTTACTGGGGTCAGCTCTGGGATGGTTCTCAA ATTGCTGTGAAAAGGTTGAAGTCTTGGAGTAACAAGGCAGAGGTTGAGTTTTCTGTTGAAGTTGAGATACTTGCTCGTGTGCGGCACAAAAATTTGCTCACTTTGCGCGGCTATTGTGCTGAAGGGCAAGAGCGTCTGATTGTCTATGACTACATGACCAATCTGAGCTTACTGTCGCATCTTCATGGGCAACACTCTGCAGAAAGTCATCTCGACTGGACAAGGCGGATGTGCATTGCTCTCGGTGCTGCTGAGGGCATCGT CTATCTACACCATCATGCAACTCCGCACATAATCCACCGAGACATCAAAGCCAACAACGTGCTCCTAGATTCTGACTTCAAAGCTCAAGTTGCTGATTTTGGATTCGCAAAGTTCATTCCTGATGGTGCAACGCACGTGACCACAAGAGTCAAGGGTACTCTCGGCTACCTTGCCCCAGAGTACGCAATGTTAGGTAAGGCATCCGAGAGCTGTGATGTTTACAGTTTCGGCATCCTCTTGCTCGAGCTTGCTAGTGGGAAGAAGCCACTGGAGAAGCTCAGTTCAACGATGAAACGCCCGATCACAGACTGGGCTCTGCCTCTGGCTTGCGAACGGAAGTTCAGCGAACTTGCAGACGCAAGGCTTGATGGGGTGTACAACGAAGAAGAGCTGAAGAGACTCGTCTTTATCGGACTGATCTGTGCGCATAATCAGCCGGAGAAGAGACCGACAATGCTCGAGGTGGTGGAGCTGATTAAAGGAGACAAGGAGAAGTTCGCTGCATTAGAAAGTGATGAAATGTTCAAGAGCCCTCCTGCTGCAGAAGACAGTTGTGAATCTGTCTCAGATGAGGAGCAGAAACATGAAATCGAAAATGTTTGA
- the LOC125211395 gene encoding palmitoyl-monogalactosyldiacylglycerol delta-7 desaturase, chloroplastic-like: MTLPVPDVEVKKKKSNVFWGRKWNSVDIGIACGLGAIHLLCALGPFTFNWGAFGVAVGLYVITGLLGITLSFHRNLSHKSFKLPKWLEYFFAYCGTLALQGNAIEWVSTHRYHHQFVDSEKDPHSPIEGFWFSHMSWLFDTDQRYRERNNVKDLEKQPFYKFLEKTYILHQLALGALLYAMGGFPYIVWGVGVRTVWVYHITWLVNSACHLWGKQVWNTGDLSRNNWWVAVLAFGEGWHNNHHAFEHSARHGLEWWQIDMTWYAIRVLEALGLATNIKLSTPAQKQKMAFARSKPLN; this comes from the exons aTGACTCTTCCAGTTCCAGATGTGgaggtgaagaagaagaagagtaaTGTGTTTTGGGGCAGAAAGTGGAATTCTGTGGATATTGGGATTGCTTGTGGGCTTGGGGCTATTCATTTGTTGTGTGCTTTAGGCCCTTTTACATTCAACTGGGGTGCATTTGGTGTTGCTGTGGGATTGTATGTCATCACTGGCCTTCTTGGCATCACTCTCTCTTTCCATAGAAATCTTTCTCATAAGAGCTTCAAGCTTCCCAAATGGCTTGAGTATTTCTTTGCTTACTGTGGCACTCTAGCCCTTCAg GGGAATGCAATTGAGTGGGTGAGCACACATAGATACCACCATCAGTTTGTTGACTCAGAAAAAGATCCACACAGCCCAATTGAGGGATTTTGGTTTAGTCACATGAGTTGGCTCTTTGACACTGATCAAAGG TATAGGGAGAGAAACAATGTAAAAGATTTAGAGAAACAACCCTTCTATAAGTTCCTTGAGAAGACCTATATACTTCATCAATTGGCACTTGGAGCTTTACTCTATGCAATGGGTGGATTTCCCTACATTGTTTGGGGAGTA GGTGTGAGGACTGTGTGGGTTTACCATATCACTTGGCTGGTGAATTCCGCGTGCCATCTTTGGGGCAAACAAGTATGGAATACTGGTGACCTATCACGAAATAACTG GTGGGTGGCAGTGCTTGCATTTGGAGAGGGGTGGCATAACAACCACCATGCCTTTGAGCATTCAGCTAGACATGGGTTAGAGTGGTGGCAAATTGATATGACTTGGTATGCAATTAGGGTTCTTGAAGCACTTGGATTGGCCACAAATATCAAATTGTCTACACCAGCACAAAAGCAAAAGATGGCCTTTGCTAGATCAAAGCCTTTAAATTAG
- the LOC125209918 gene encoding pseudo histidine-containing phosphotransfer protein 6-like, giving the protein MELLWNFVVEEDKTGVAVSVEQLRADMNRLLAILFHQGVLDEQFLQLQQLQDESSPNFVSEVVNIYFRHSEKLLRNLRALLVDRELCDYNKMGIHLNQLVGSSSSIGLRNVCIAFRAASHHNNRPGCLRALELLEYEYCYLKNKLHEFFQIEQQRMLAAAVRYPAPHQHLHNPQA; this is encoded by the exons ATGGAGCTG CTGTGGAATTTTGTTGTTGAAGAAGACAAAACGGGTGTAGCTGTGAGTGTGGAGCAGCTGCGTGCTGACATGAATCGTTTGCTCGCCATTCTCTTCCACCAGGGTGTATTGGACGAGCAGTTCTTGCAGTTGCAGCAGCTCCAAGATGAATCTTCCCCCAACTTCGTCTCTGAGGTTGTCAACATCTATTTCCGCCACTCCGAGAAGCTCCTCCGAAACCTCAGAGCCTTGCT GGTGGATAGAGAGCTGTGTGACTACAACAAGATGGGAATCCACTTGAATCAGTTGGTGGGAAGCAGCTCCAGCATTGGCCTCCGTAACGTCTGCATCGCCTTTCGCGCTGCTTCCCACCACAACAATCGCCCCGG ATGCTTAAGGGCTTTGGAGCTGTTGGAATATGAATACTGTTACCTCAAAAACAAGCTGCATGAATTCTTCCAG ATTGAGCAGCAGAGAATGCTGGCAGCTGCGGTCAGATATCCTGCACCTCACCAACACCTTCACAATCCTCAAGCCTGA
- the LOC125211704 gene encoding protein LURP-one-related 5-like: MPWLSTAKRMPDAVMKSGAIVEERYVYDEEAHLTVRKTSLFFAGDGFTAYDCKGELVFRVDSYGPDAGDTGEVVLMDASGRCILTVRRKRPSLHQRWEGFVGDGADGKKPLFSVRRSSIIGRSSMTVEVYSKPGEEYQIEGSFGCRNCNIFNNEKAIVAEVRRKVDATTNVVLGKDVFVLSLKPGFDGAFAMGLVLILDQIYGSDEDDDADGSLNGNKVGVEPTSENPSP, from the exons ATGCCGTGGCTGTCAACGGCGAAGCGAATGCCCGACGCAGTGATGAAGAGCGGCGCGATTGTGGAGGAACGCTACGTCTACGACGAAGAGGCGCATCTCACTGTGCGGAAAACCTCTCTCTTTTTCGCCGGCGACGGCTTCACTGCTTACGATTGCAAAGGCGAGCTCGTCTTCCGAGTCGACTCGTACGGTCCCGACGCCGGCGATACTGGCGAAGTCGTTCTCATGGACGCTTCCGGAAGATGCATCCTCACCGTCCGCCGCAAG AGGCCGAGCCTGCACCAGCGGTGGGAGGGCTTCGTCGGCGACGGAGCGGACGGGAAGAAGCCGCTGTTCAGCGTGCGGAGATCCTCGATAATCGGACGGTCGAGCATGACGGTGGAGGTGTATTCGAAACCAGGCGAGGAGTACCAGATCGAAGGCTCCTTCGGCTGCCGGAATTGCAACATTTTCAACAACGAAAAAGCGATCGTGGCGGAGGTCCGGCGCAAGGTGGACGCGACCACAAACGTGGTGCTCGGCAAAGACGTGTTCGTGCTGTCGCTGAAGCCAGGGTTCGACGGCGCCTTCGCCATGGGGCTGGTGCTGATACTCGATCAGATCTACGGCTCCGACGAAGACGACGATGCCGACGGAAGCCTCAACGGAAACAAGGTCGGGGTGGAGCCCACCAGTGAGAATCCCTCTCCCTAA
- the LOC125211394 gene encoding chalcone synthase-like: MANMEEIRLTQRASGPATVLAIGTATPPNYIEQSTFPDYYFRVTNSEHKVDLKNKFKRICESTTIKKRYMHLTEDHLKQNPNIATYAEPSLDARQDMVAAEVPKLGQRAAEKAIAEWAQPKSNITHLIFCTSTVSVDMPGADYVLSNLLGLRPSVIRTMLCQHGCYGGASALRLAKDMAENNAGARVLIVCCEITAMLFRGPHEAHLGDLVGQALFGDAAAAVMVGSDPVVGAGERALFQVVSGGQRSVPGSEGRIMGRMREAGLLVDLMRDIPELVSGGIGEILKEAFGPYGISDWNEVFWIAHPGGPAILSRMEMGLGLGPNKMRCSRHVLSEYGNVSSPSVLLVLDAMRKFSAEEGRSTTAEGLDWGVMFGFGPGLTVETLVLRSMPIASASS, encoded by the exons ATGGCGAATATGGAGGAGATCCGCCTTACTCAACGGGCTTCCGGTCCAGCCACCGTGTTGGCGATCGGCACAGCCACGCCGCCTAATTACATCGAGCAGAGCACGTTTCCTGATTACTACTTCCGCGTCACAAACAGTGAGCATAAGGTCGACctcaaaaacaaattcaagcGTATAT gcGAGAGTACGACGATCAAGAAACGGTACATGCACCTAACGGAAGACCACCTGAAACAAAACCCGAACATCGCCACCTACGCTGAGCCGTCGCTTGATGCACGGCAGGACATGGTGGCGGCGGAGGTGCCGAAGCTGGGCCAACGAGCTGCTGAAAAAGCCATAGCGGAATGGGCCCAGCCCAAGTCCAACATCACCCACCTCATCTTCTGCACGAGCACCGTCTCCGTCGACATGCCCGGCGCCGACTACGTCCTCTCCAACCTCCTCGGCCTCCGCCCCTCCGTCATCCGCACCATGCTGTGCCAGCACGGCTGCTACGGCGGCGCCTCCGCCCTCCGCCTCGCCAAGGACATGGCCGAGAACAACGCCGGCGCTCGGGTTCTGATCGTGTGCTGCGAGATCACGGCCATGCTCTTCCGCGGCCCCCACGAGGCCCATCTCGGGGACCTCGTGGGGCAGGCGCTTTTTGGGGACGCCGCTGCGGCCGTGATGGTCGGCTCCGATCCGGTGGTCGGGGCCGGCGAGCGGGCGCTCTTCCAGGTGGTTTCCGGGGGTCAGAGGAGTGTCCCCGGAAGCGAGGGGAGGATCATGGGGCGCATGCGGGAGGCCGGGCTGCTGGTGGATCTGATGAGGGATATCCCTGAGCTCGTCTCGGGTGGTATTGGGGAGATTTTGAAGGAGGCATTTGGGCCGTATGGGATATCGGATTGGAATGAGGTGTTTTGGATTGCACATCCTGGCGGGCCTGCGATACTTAGTCGGATGGAGATGGGCTTAGGATTAGGGCCCAATAAAATGAGGTGTTCGCGCCACGTGTTGAGTGAGTACGGGAATGTGTCTAGTCCTTCCGTGCTGCTTGTATTGGATGCAATGAGGAAGTTCTCGGCGGAGGAGGGGAGGAGCACCACCGCCGAGGGGCTCGATTGGGGGGTGATGTTCGGGTTCGGGCCGGGTCTCACAGTGGAAACGCTTGTGCTGCGTAGTATGCCGATTGCTTCAGCTTCATCATGA
- the LOC125209919 gene encoding uncharacterized protein LOC125209919, producing MRRTASQPLLRHFVEDDEFDEHLKPLRDVDPLTKQLSCISLPKRDSRKSCEELWCEKYGAWRQEQRSGAAKLKKQLKARWAIQKLIDEQLGRYKAHYGRATGPTKMSDVAELLMPKWAPPHEAAAVFWLGDWRPSTALELLRSIARSLDVWDPVGVERALSHLISDVRNEEAVIDEEMIEVQSNCVLHLPFGPPQDNANWPALPQLRSEFRKLHRVIVKAQNLRIKALEMLVKKLLSQSDAAEFLVAYMGIQDVINEITTKFKSRNAVLLPLKNS from the exons atgagGAGAACTGCGTCTCAACCCCTGCT GAGGCATTTTGTGGAAGATGATGAATTTGACGAACATCTCAAACCCTTGAGAGATGTTGATCCCTTAACCAAACAACTCTCCTGCATCTCCCTCCCGAAACGCGATTCCAGGAAATCTT GTGAAGAGTTGTGGTGCGAAAAATACGGAGCGTGGAGGCAAGAGCAGAGGAGCGGAGCAGCGAAGCTGAAGAAACAGCTCAAGGCAAGATGGGCCATCCAGAAGCTCATCGACGAGCAGTTGGGCCGGTACAAGGCCCATTACGGGCGCGCCACGGGCCCCACCAAGATGTCCGACGTGGCCGAGCTCCTCATGCCCAAGTGGGCCCCGCCCCACGAGGCCGCCGCCGTGTTCTGGCTCGGGGACTGGCGGCCCTCCACCGCCCTCGAGCTCCTCCGCTCCATCGCCCGCTCCCTCGACGTGTGGGACCCGGTCGGCGTCGAGCGGGCCCTGTCCCACCTCATCAGCGACGTCCGCAACGAGGAGGCCGTCATCGACGAGGAGATGATCGAGGTCCAGTCCAACTGCGTCCTCCACCTCCCTTTCGGCCCGCCCCAGGACAACGCCAACTGGCCCGCCCTGCCCCAACTCCGCTCCGAGTTCAGGAAGCTCCACCGGGTCATAGTCAAGGCCCAAAATCTCAG GATCAAGGCACTCGAGATGCTAGTGAAGAAGCTGCTAAGCCAAAGTGATGCAGCGGAATTCCTAGTTGCATATATGGGAATTCAAGATGTGATTAATGAGATTACCACCAAATTCAAGTCGCGCAATGCAGTGCTTCTACCATTAAAGAATTCCtag